DNA sequence from the Butyricimonas faecalis genome:
GGTGTATGAATGGAGACGAAATCCGATCTTTTCAACAACGTGTCAAGATCTACTTTCTCGTATCCTTCTACGGTGCTTCGGCGATTGTAGTAGATGACATTCATCCGGAATGCTTCAGCCAGTTTAGCCACGGTTTTACCGATATTTCCCATACCGATGATACCCAGCGTGCGTCCTTCCAGCGTGAATCCGAGATTTTTCATAACACCCCACATGCTTTCTTTTTCAACCCGGACGCGGCGATCGCATTCGGTGATTCGGCGTGCAGCACTCAACATGAGTCCCATGGCCATTTCTGCCGTCGGGAAACATACGGCTTTCGGGGTATTGCAAACAGCGATGCCTTTGGAACGGGCAAATTTGATGTCGATGTTATTGTAGCCGACACCGAAATTGCTGATTATTTTTAGTTTTTTCCCGGCCTCGATAACGGCGTTATCAATTGTGCGGGTGAAAATGCCTAGAATAACGTCATAATCCGGAACAAGTTTAATTAATTCTTCCGTGGTGAAATACTCGCCTTCCGGCATGGTGATCGTGTGTTCTTTTCCCAGTTTGGCGAATGATTCGCGGGGAATGTTGTACGTAACGAGAATTTTCATATTTTT
Encoded proteins:
- a CDS encoding NAD(P)-dependent oxidoreductase, producing the protein MKILVTYNIPRESFAKLGKEHTITMPEGEYFTTEELIKLVPDYDVILGIFTRTIDNAVIEAGKKLKIISNFGVGYNNIDIKFARSKGIAVCNTPKAVCFPTAEMAMGLMLSAARRITECDRRVRVEKESMWGVMKNLGFTLEGRTLGIIGMGNIGKTVAKLAEAFRMNVIYYNRRSTVEGYEKVDLDTLLKRSDFVSIHTPLTDETRHMIGKREIELMKPTAILVNTARGAVINEKELAICLQNKTIAGAALDVFEDEPHITEILYGLDNVILAPHNATGTIDTRIATGQEAVDNILNFFNGTPTNVVNE